CGCCATTCTGCCCTTCCTTCGCCATGGCCCCCTCACCCCCGTTCACTTCGTTCACGGACCCTCTCCCGCGAGGGGCGAGGGAGCCCTCACGGTGTCCCTTGTTCACCCGTTCACCCACTCTCCCGCTCTCCCACTCATCCCTAGAACCCTGCCTCGTCAGCCAGGACGGCGTCGATCTCGCGCTTCATCAGCCTAAGCTGCGGCGCCACATCGATGTGCCCTGCGTTATACAGGATCTCCAGGTGGCGGTTGGCCACCACGCTCCACTCGGGCCAGCGCTCATCGATCGGAAGCTGCTTGGCGACGGTCATGCCCGTGACGAACGTGTCGGTCTGATAGGGCGCTTGATTCGCCGCCAAATACTCTGGGGACTCCAGTACAGCGCGGCGAGAAGGCGCCGAGCGCCTCAGCTTGCCATACAGGTAGAGCTCCGCCTCAGGGCTCGTCATGAAGCGCATGAAGCGCCAGCTTGCTTCGGGATGACGGGTTTCTGCATTCATGACGATCTGGTTGCCCTTGCAGACGGTCAGGTTGGCACGCGGGCCCCGAGGGACCGGGCAAATGTCCCACTCAAAGCTCTTGACCGTCTTGCGCAGGATCGGGGTGACCCCCATCCAATCGATGATGAACCCAAGCCGGCCTCCCTCGAACTTGAACGCCGCCTGAGCGGCCTCGCCGGGCGTCGGTGCGACGCGGTCCACAAACCGAAGGTCCAGCAAGAACTGATAGGCTTCGATCGCCTCAGGGGAATCCAGCAGGCACGTCTTGTGGGCGTCGTCCAGCATCTCTGCACCGTAGCCATAGAGGATCGGTGCCTGATTGACGAGGCCGGGGAATTGCAGGCCCATCTGCTCGGGCGCGCCGTCCCTTCGGCGCTTGGTGGCGGCCAGGCAATGCTCCCTGAGGCGCGCCCAGGTCCATTCACCGCGCTTCCAGAGCTTGTAGGGGTCTTCCACGCCTGCTTTCTCGAGGATGGTCTTGTTGTAGTAGAGGATATTGCCGCCTGGCAGGGCGTTCAGGCCATGCAGCCGCCCCTCATAGCGGCACTCCTCCAGCGTCCACGGGATGAAGTCGGCTTCACTGAAGTCCTTGTCTGCCGCGCCAAGCTCTGTGAGGTCGTGGAAGTACCCCCGCCGGACGAGCTGAGGGAAATCGTAGTGGTCCACCCGCGCAACGTCCGGAGCCGTACGCGAGGCGAACATGAGGATCAGCTTGTTGCGGTAGGCGCTGCCGGGCACCTTGAGAAGGGTCACGTGGAGATCCGAGTTGCGTTCGTTGAAGCGCCTGAGGAGCTCCTCTTCGGTGGCGAGCTGGTCGGGGTTGCCCCATGCCATGTAGCGAAGGTGGGTCTTGCCGTCGAGGGACTTGCCTTGGCAGCCGGCGAGGCTCAAGAGAGAAGCGGCAGACGCCGACGCCAAAGCGCCCTGGAGAATTTCTCGACGGGTGAAGGAAGGACGCGGCATCGCTCGCCTACTGATTCGCTAGATTCGTTTGCGCGTCCTTTCCGATCGGCGTCAACCCTTCGGCTGAAACAGCTCGACCGGGTTGCCGGAGGGATCGAGCACCAGCGCCTGGGAGCCCGCAGGTCCATGAATGATCCCGCTTCGAATCTCGACCCCAGCCTGGGAAAGCTCCTGGACCTTCGTCTCGAGATCGTCCACCAGCGCCACGAACCGGTTCCAGCCCCCCGGCTCAGGCTTTGTTCCGTCGGGCATCGGCTGTGCGGCCGAAGCCTCCGGCCCGGCGAGCCAAAGCTCCAGATCCTCTTTCTGCAAGATCAGGATCACGCGGCCCCACCGCTGCTTAAGCTCAAAACCCAAACGCTCGTAGAATGGAAGCGCCAAGTCGACATCGTGAACAAGGTAGCGGACCGTTGCCATCGCGAGCTTTTACCCGAAGAGCGCCTGTTGACTCGACCCTTGGATTTCGTGTTCGCTTTTCCTGGCCCAAACCGTGGCCGCGCCGAATCGCGCCGCGACAGAGCGGCGTCAAGTCACCCCACTCCCCCATTGGCTGCACCCCAAATCCGGCCGTACCCCCAAACCGGACCAAGTTCCTCGCTCATCGCTCTTCGACCTTCGCCTTCCCCTGAAAACTGTTGTAGAATCCTCGTGCTCCAAGTGGGTGACATCCCTCAAAAAAAGAGGCACAGGACCTGGGACAATTCGCCCTGGTACTTGCGTCCTAAGAAGCATGTCGATCGAGGAGTTGGCCGTTGCGCCTGCAACCAAGCGGGAAACGGTAGGAGTTGTGAGCATGTCGTCGGAGGGTTCGAGCGCCGATTTCGCGAGGGTCGCAGAAGTCGCGAATCGGCTGATCAAAGAAGTCGAAAAGGTCATCGTAGGCAAGAAGGAAGCCGTGACGCACGCCGTCCTGGCGTTGCTCTGTAATGGGCACGCGCTCATCGAGGACATCCCAGGCGTCGGAAAGACGACACTCTCAAAGGCGCTGGCGAAGAGCATGAACGGCATCTTCAGCCGTGTTCAGTTCACCCCGGACTTGCTGCCCGCCGACGTGACCGGATCGTCCATCTTCAACCAGAAGACCGGCGACTTTGAGTTCCGGCAGGGACCCGTGTTTGGAAACGTGGTGCTGGTGGATGAAATCAATCGCGCCACCCCCAAGACCCAGTCCGCGCTTCTCGAAGCCATGGAAGAGCGGCAGGTGACGGCCGACGGCATCACTCACAAACTGCCGATCCCCTTCTTCGTCATCGCCACCCAGAACAACATCGAAATGACAGGCACTTACCCGCTGCCCGAGGCCCAGCTCGACCGGTTCTTCGCGCGCATTTCGCTGGGCTACCCGGAGCGTGACGCGGAGATCGCCATCCTCGAACACCAGCAAACCGTTCACCCGCTCGAAAGCGTACGCCCGGTCGTCACGATGGACGACCTGATGGAAATGCAGCGTGCCGTGACCCAAGTTTTCGTACGGGACCGCATTCGCGAGTATGTCGTGGACCTCGTTAGGGCCACACGCGAAAACAACCAGCTCTTGATCGGCGCATCTCCACGCGGCGCGCTGCACCTGGTGCGAGCCGCGCAGGCGCATGCCGTGTTGAATGGCTTCGACTTCGTGAGGCCGGAAGACGTGAAGGCCGTAGCGGCCATCGTGCTTTCGCACCGAATCTTGCCCCGCGCCGAGCTTCGCGCCAGGGGTTCGACGGCGGAGCAGGTCATCCACAGGCTTCTCGAAACGGTGCCCGCACCGGTGCCCGAGGCGAATTAGGGGCTGAACCTTGGCGAAGGCTCAGACTATTACCTCGATCGTTCGCAGGGGTCCCAGCGCCCTAGTGGGCCGCATGGGCCGGCTCGCCGGCGTGGCCATCGGCACCGCCTCGGTGATGCTGCTAATGGTGGCGATCCCGCTCAATTCAGCGGCGCTCTTCTATATGAGCACGGCAATGATTGTGACGTTGGTCGCCTCGCGTGTCCAGGCGCTTTGGGCGGTTCGTGGCCTGCGAGTCGAGCGCTATGGTCCCGACATTGTCCGGGTAGGCGAGGAGGTCACCATCGACCTCACCCTTTGGACCGAAACGCACCTCAAGCGGCCGCTGATATCGCTCGAAGACCAGCTTCCCGAGAGACTCGTGGTCGAGTCCCTCTCGCCGAGCCTTCCCATCGCGCCCGCCTACGGCCATCCGGTGCAGACCCACTACAAGTTTCGGCCCATGCGCCGTGGCCGTTACCGCTGGTCGAAGCTGACGGCCGTCGGAACCGACGCGCTCGGGCTCATCGCACTTGGCAAAGATTACGAGGCGGATCCGATGGACCTCACCGTTCTGCCGGCGCCGATCCCGCTTTCTTTCGAACTCAATTCGGCCGCAGGGTGGGGGTTCACCGAGACCGACCATGGCCTTGGCCGTGGGCATGGCATCCAGCCAAGGGGAATCCGCGAGTATTCGTCGGGAGACTCGCTGCGCTATGTGCACTGGAAGTCCACGGCCCGAAGGGGCGAGCTGCTGGTCAAGGAGTTCGAGACCGGAGCGCAGTCGTCGGTCGCGTTCTTGTTGCAGCTTACGGAGGGCTCGGACATTGGCCAAGGCGCCAAGACTACGCTGGAGCACATGTGCGGGAACCTGGCGTACCTCTCGGGAACCATGCTGCGGCAGGGCATCGACCTGGCGTTCCCTGGGCTCGATGGCGACGACGTCTCGGCTCAACCGGTGGAGCGCGAGAACCAGATCCTCATGATGCTTGCCGAGATCCAAGCAACCCGACAGGAGACCATCAGCGACCACTTGTCGAGCGCGCTTCCAACCCTTCCGACGGGAACGCACGTTCACGTTCTGATCTCCGTGGTGGATGAGGGGCTACCCGACACGATACAGCGCGCCACGCAGTATGGCGATCCGGTCACCGTGCTCATTTACGATCCGCGCATCTATAGCTCCAAGCCCTTCCCGGTCGAACGGTCCGCCGCCAACCAGGCGTTCTCCAACCGGCTTGCCGCTGCCGGAGCGAGGATCGCCTTTGTGAGCGAGGAGTTCGGCAAATGATGGACCACGCGTCGAGGAATCTCCTGCGCCTGAGCATCGTCGACTATTTGCTCTCGGCAATTGGGTGTTCGTCGGCGGTCTTGGCGCTTGGCCAGAGCCTGGCCAGGCCGAAGGTGGGCGTCTTCGGCTTCGTCGTCATCCTCGTCGGATTCCTGTTCAGCTTTGCGATGAGCCGGCGAAAGGACCCAGGCAAACTCGAAGGATGGGACCCCATCGTCTATGCGCTCCTTGCTGCCTTTGCCATCGCGTTTGGGTCCAGCTTCAATGCGCTTATGCCGAGCGGCGGCTTCCCCGACGACCTCCGTCACGTGACGGCGATCTGGTGGCTGCTGCTCTTCTGCAGCTTTGCGGCGTGGAGCGATTCAACGCTCCTTTTCCAAGCCGTGCCCTGCATCACGTTGTTCGCGTTTGTGGGCGTCATCGAAATGTTCGCAGCGTCCACGTTTGCGTTCTTCATCTTTCTAATCGCCACGGCGTTTCTCTATGCCCGCGCGCACCATCGCGCCATGCTCCTGCAAGCATCTCTAGCGGGCTACCGAGACCTGGCTACGATTCGGAAAGGGCCTTGGCGATGGGTGGCTGGGCCGGAATGGGCCATCGCCTCGGCCTTCGGAGTGATCCTCTTGAGCCTGATCGGTGCACCCGTGATTCAAAGGTCGGTCCAGAGCGTCGCCGGCAACGTGAACATCACGGCTTCCAGTTCGACCCGCACGCCGCCGCGCTCGATGATCGGCAGCACGATCAGCCCGGTCGCGCTTCGCATCGGCACGGGCCCGCGGGAGCTTTCCGACCGGGTCGTCATCCAGGCCAAGCTCGATGAGCCGCGCTATCTGCGTGCCGCAACCTACTTGACTTTCGTTCCCTCAAGCGGTTGGAGTCGCGCGACGACCAACGACGTTTCGCCGGCGACCATCGAAGGGCTAGTCCGCGACCGCACCGAACGGCAGCGCTCCGGCAACATGGAGGAGAAACCGTTTTGGCTCATCCTGAACGATGGTCTCTTCGATGACCTGCCGCTGCCCGGAGAGGCTGTCAGCCTTAACCCCGCTATCGATTGGCGCATCCGGGCCGACGGGACGGCGGTTCCGGGGTCCAACTTGCCGGTCATGACCCGGGTATGGGGCTCGGTCTCCGTGCCATCGAAGAGCTTCGAGCCCGTAAACCGCCCCAGGCCGCTCCCCGCGTTCCTGGAGCGCTACGCAGATGCGGCAAGCGTCACGCGGCGCGTCAGGCGCTTGGCGTTTCAGGCGACCCGAGGCTACGAAACCGATATTGAGAAGGCCAACGCCCTGGTGGCGGCGATTGGGGCGAGGTGCCAATACAACCTGTACGCAGAGCCCGTGCCGCTCGGCCAGGACGGGGTCGACCACTTCCTATTTGTCTCGAAGGAGGGCTATTGCGATCTCTTCGCCTCCTCGATGGTGCTCATGGCGCGATGCGTCGGCATCCCCGCAAGGGTCGTAACGGGCTACTATCCGTTTCTTGAAGAAAAGAACGAGCAGGGCTACTACACCATCCGCGAATCCGACGGACACGCCTGGGCGGAGCTCTATTTTGAGGGCGCCGGATGGATCCCGTTTGATGCGACGGAGACGGCCCGCGTGGCTCCGGGATCGGGCCGGGGGCAATCCACGGAAGTCATTCCGTTGGTGCGGCGCGCTTGGTTCCAGTGGACGCTTGGGCTGATGCTACTTGCCCTGGGCTCGCTCGGAGGGATGGCGCTCGTCTCTCAGGCAAGGGCCTACCGCGTGTGGAGCCGCCAGGATCGGGTGATCCAAGCCCAGCTCTTCCAGCGCTTCTGCACGTCGATTCAAACGGTCACGCATCGCCCCAGGAGGCTCTATGAATCGCCAAGCGAGTATGTGGCTGCAACCCGCAAGCAACTCATCGAGCACGGCGCGGAGGCTGAGGAACTGGCGGAGGGGTTCGAGCGGCTGTTCTACGCGCCGCCTGGCTCCACTGGAGGCATGGAAGTGTTGGAGCACAAGGTCGATGCCTTTGTGAAGACGCTCGCCCAATTCCGAAAGGCCAAGGGCTCTTAAGCGGGCGCGGGTAGTCCACAATAGAGCGATGCCGCTCATCTCGCCCAAGGCTCTCGATCATCGAGTCTTGCTGCTCTCCGGTGCCGAGGACGTGCTTCGGCGGGAGGCCCTCGACGAGATCAGGAACCAGCTTGGCGACGACGACGGATTCGACACGGAGTCTTTCGTTGCGGGCGAAATCGACCCCCAAAACTGGATGGCGTCCGCGGGCACTTTGCCCTTCCTGGCCCAGCGGCGAACGGTCTTTGTAAGGCACCTGCTGCGCCTCGACCCGAAGGACACACTGGCCTCCATCGAGGCATCAATGATCGGGCTGCCGGGAAGCTCCCTCTTGGTGCTGGTGGCGGACGACGAGCCTGGCGACGACGAGCGCCAAAGAACGCTCGACCGGCGAAGGACGGCTTGGGAAGCCGGTGTCAAGAAGGTCCAGGGCTACGTCTTCGACCCGAAAACCGACACCAAGGAGCTTCACCGGATGGTGCGGGACCGTCTCGCGGAATCAGGTTTGACGCTGTCCGACAGAGCCCTGTCGAGTTTGATCGAAATGACCGGGGGGAGCCTTGGGCGCGCGCTGGAAGAGGCCGACAAGCTGCGGCTCTACGTCGAACCCGGCGCGACCGTGCAGGCTGGGGACGTTCAGGCGGTCGTGGTCCCCTCGCGAGATTGGAACGTGTACCGGCTGGTTGAAGCCATTGTGAGCGGGCACCTGGGCCAGGCGATGCAGCAGCTCAGGAACCTGGTTGGAAGCTCCAACAAGGCCGACAGCGCGGCCTTCCAGCAGATTTTCCCCACGCTTTCAAGCCAGTTCAAGCTCATCTGGCAGGCTAGGCTTTGCCAAGAGGCCCGGTGCAGCCCGCAGGCGCCCAGCGATGAGGTCCGGCCTCTGCTTCCAATGAAGGGGGACATCTCAAAGGAGCGGGAGTGGCGCATCCGCCCGGCCGTCTTTGCCGCCAAGAGGCTGGACCTGCCTCGTCTGGCCGACTGTTTGGACGTGCTGGCGGAAGCGGACGCAAGGATGAAGGGCCAAGGGGCCAGCTTCTCGGCCATCGAGACGCTGGAGCAGACGGTGATGCGGCTTGTGGCAATTGCGGAACGGTGAAGCCGTTCGGTGCAGAACTCGCTGGCCCGACACTAAAGGTCTACCTGGCACAATTTCCAGGGAATTGTTTCATGTGTAGTGTGTTTTGGTCACAAAACTACTCATTGCAGACAAGTATGTGTTGTGGGAGGCAATTCCTCCTCCAATCGCCATTCGGAACTGGAGACGGTTCCTAAATGGAGGTACGAAATGAGTAATCGAAACTGGAAGATCGCCGTAACCTTGGGGATCTTGGCCCTGCAAGCAGCCGCAGCGTTTGCCGACGACCTGCATCCGCCGCCTTGGCGAGGTGCACCCAACACGACGTTCAATCACTGGACCTTCGACAACGCAATCAACCACAATGATGCGACAGCCGATCAGTGGGGAAACACCCTCGGAGTAGGTCCCGGAACGATCAGCAGTGCAGGTGGCGCTACCGGGCTGCTTACCTTTGAAGGCCGGACCAATGTGATCCGCATCGCCCCAGGGGGCTGGATCATGTTCCTGCTACCCAACAAACAGATGCCTCCTCCCTGGAAAAAGGAGATCTACGTCCAAGTGACGTCCTTTGTGGATGATGGCGACAACGACGTGACCTTCGAACCGGACCCGCAACAGCCTCCAGGCGTTACGGGCTCGCATACGGGCCACGAGGACCTGGCAGGCGGATGGGACTGGGACAGGTTCGAGTTCCAACTCGACCGACAACCTGCGTTCGAGTTCTTTCGTATCCGCAACCTAACCACGGGCACCGACGTTTACATCGACCAGGTCGTGATCGATACGCGGTGCGTTCCTGAGCCGGCATCCCTTGCCGCGCTCGGACTTGGCATCTTGATGATCGCCTCCCGGCGAAGGCAAAGGTAGACCGCTGAGCTTCTTAGGTGGGCCGTCGCCAAAACGGCTCACCTTAGTCGCTTTGCTTTTCATGCCCGATAACCACGAGCCGCAAGTGGCGCAGGACCGCACTCGAACGGCCCCTCAGGTCGGCGGGCTATTGGCTACTCGTGCCTGGCTTGACGACCGGAAACTCTGCCAGCCAATCCGGCACATCCTCTGGCGCGTAGCTGGTCGCAGAAACCCGGTAGGCCGCAAACGAAGGGCATCCAAAGTCAATCGGCTTCTCCGAGCGATCGATCAACACCGCGACTCCATTCACGAGGCCGCCCTGAGCTCGAAGGACCTCCGCGGTTTCCAGAACCGACTTTCCGGTCGTGAGCACGTCGTCGACCACCAGGACCCGGGCGCCTGGGGGCACCGAGGCCCCTCGCCGCAACTTGCGGACCCCGTCTTCAGATTCGACGTAGAGCGCCGGCAGGCCCAGTCGCCGGGCCACCTCGAAGGCAATGATGATCCCACCGGTGGTGGGGCCGGCCACTAGATCGAAGGCGCCATGGCCCCCGTAATGATCCGCAATCGCTCCACAAAGCTCAGAGAGGACGTCGGGCCTCTCAA
This Armatimonadota bacterium DNA region includes the following protein-coding sequences:
- a CDS encoding sugar ABC transporter substrate-binding protein, which gives rise to MPRPSFTRREILQGALASASAASLLSLAGCQGKSLDGKTHLRYMAWGNPDQLATEEELLRRFNERNSDLHVTLLKVPGSAYRNKLILMFASRTAPDVARVDHYDFPQLVRRGYFHDLTELGAADKDFSEADFIPWTLEECRYEGRLHGLNALPGGNILYYNKTILEKAGVEDPYKLWKRGEWTWARLREHCLAATKRRRDGAPEQMGLQFPGLVNQAPILYGYGAEMLDDAHKTCLLDSPEAIEAYQFLLDLRFVDRVAPTPGEAAQAAFKFEGGRLGFIIDWMGVTPILRKTVKSFEWDICPVPRGPRANLTVCKGNQIVMNAETRHPEASWRFMRFMTSPEAELYLYGKLRRSAPSRRAVLESPEYLAANQAPYQTDTFVTGMTVAKQLPIDERWPEWSVVANRHLEILYNAGHIDVAPQLRLMKREIDAVLADEAGF
- a CDS encoding VOC family protein, whose amino-acid sequence is MATVRYLVHDVDLALPFYERLGFELKQRWGRVILILQKEDLELWLAGPEASAAQPMPDGTKPEPGGWNRFVALVDDLETKVQELSQAGVEIRSGIIHGPAGSQALVLDPSGNPVELFQPKG
- a CDS encoding MoxR family ATPase; translated protein: MSSEGSSADFARVAEVANRLIKEVEKVIVGKKEAVTHAVLALLCNGHALIEDIPGVGKTTLSKALAKSMNGIFSRVQFTPDLLPADVTGSSIFNQKTGDFEFRQGPVFGNVVLVDEINRATPKTQSALLEAMEERQVTADGITHKLPIPFFVIATQNNIEMTGTYPLPEAQLDRFFARISLGYPERDAEIAILEHQQTVHPLESVRPVVTMDDLMEMQRAVTQVFVRDRIREYVVDLVRATRENNQLLIGASPRGALHLVRAAQAHAVLNGFDFVRPEDVKAVAAIVLSHRILPRAELRARGSTAEQVIHRLLETVPAPVPEAN
- a CDS encoding DUF58 domain-containing protein is translated as MAKAQTITSIVRRGPSALVGRMGRLAGVAIGTASVMLLMVAIPLNSAALFYMSTAMIVTLVASRVQALWAVRGLRVERYGPDIVRVGEEVTIDLTLWTETHLKRPLISLEDQLPERLVVESLSPSLPIAPAYGHPVQTHYKFRPMRRGRYRWSKLTAVGTDALGLIALGKDYEADPMDLTVLPAPIPLSFELNSAAGWGFTETDHGLGRGHGIQPRGIREYSSGDSLRYVHWKSTARRGELLVKEFETGAQSSVAFLLQLTEGSDIGQGAKTTLEHMCGNLAYLSGTMLRQGIDLAFPGLDGDDVSAQPVERENQILMMLAEIQATRQETISDHLSSALPTLPTGTHVHVLISVVDEGLPDTIQRATQYGDPVTVLIYDPRIYSSKPFPVERSAANQAFSNRLAAAGARIAFVSEEFGK
- a CDS encoding transglutaminase domain-containing protein, whose translation is MMDHASRNLLRLSIVDYLLSAIGCSSAVLALGQSLARPKVGVFGFVVILVGFLFSFAMSRRKDPGKLEGWDPIVYALLAAFAIAFGSSFNALMPSGGFPDDLRHVTAIWWLLLFCSFAAWSDSTLLFQAVPCITLFAFVGVIEMFAASTFAFFIFLIATAFLYARAHHRAMLLQASLAGYRDLATIRKGPWRWVAGPEWAIASAFGVILLSLIGAPVIQRSVQSVAGNVNITASSSTRTPPRSMIGSTISPVALRIGTGPRELSDRVVIQAKLDEPRYLRAATYLTFVPSSGWSRATTNDVSPATIEGLVRDRTERQRSGNMEEKPFWLILNDGLFDDLPLPGEAVSLNPAIDWRIRADGTAVPGSNLPVMTRVWGSVSVPSKSFEPVNRPRPLPAFLERYADAASVTRRVRRLAFQATRGYETDIEKANALVAAIGARCQYNLYAEPVPLGQDGVDHFLFVSKEGYCDLFASSMVLMARCVGIPARVVTGYYPFLEEKNEQGYYTIRESDGHAWAELYFEGAGWIPFDATETARVAPGSGRGQSTEVIPLVRRAWFQWTLGLMLLALGSLGGMALVSQARAYRVWSRQDRVIQAQLFQRFCTSIQTVTHRPRRLYESPSEYVAATRKQLIEHGAEAEELAEGFERLFYAPPGSTGGMEVLEHKVDAFVKTLAQFRKAKGS
- the holA gene encoding DNA polymerase III subunit delta is translated as MPLISPKALDHRVLLLSGAEDVLRREALDEIRNQLGDDDGFDTESFVAGEIDPQNWMASAGTLPFLAQRRTVFVRHLLRLDPKDTLASIEASMIGLPGSSLLVLVADDEPGDDERQRTLDRRRTAWEAGVKKVQGYVFDPKTDTKELHRMVRDRLAESGLTLSDRALSSLIEMTGGSLGRALEEADKLRLYVEPGATVQAGDVQAVVVPSRDWNVYRLVEAIVSGHLGQAMQQLRNLVGSSNKADSAAFQQIFPTLSSQFKLIWQARLCQEARCSPQAPSDEVRPLLPMKGDISKEREWRIRPAVFAAKRLDLPRLADCLDVLAEADARMKGQGASFSAIETLEQTVMRLVAIAER
- a CDS encoding PEP-CTERM sorting domain-containing protein yields the protein MSNRNWKIAVTLGILALQAAAAFADDLHPPPWRGAPNTTFNHWTFDNAINHNDATADQWGNTLGVGPGTISSAGGATGLLTFEGRTNVIRIAPGGWIMFLLPNKQMPPPWKKEIYVQVTSFVDDGDNDVTFEPDPQQPPGVTGSHTGHEDLAGGWDWDRFEFQLDRQPAFEFFRIRNLTTGTDVYIDQVVIDTRCVPEPASLAALGLGILMIASRRRQR
- a CDS encoding orotate phosphoribosyltransferase, translated to MSKVDLGKLLEDSGAILKGHFILTSGRHSDTYFEKFRVLERPDVLSELCGAIADHYGGHGAFDLVAGPTTGGIIIAFEVARRLGLPALYVESEDGVRKLRRGASVPPGARVLVVDDVLTTGKSVLETAEVLRAQGGLVNGVAVLIDRSEKPIDFGCPSFAAYRVSATSYAPEDVPDWLAEFPVVKPGTSSQ